The following proteins are encoded in a genomic region of Leifsonia psychrotolerans:
- a CDS encoding alpha-1,4-glucan--maltose-1-phosphate maltosyltransferase, which yields MTPRAEKQSAGPGIGRIPILDLSPQLNDNRWPAKAFVGEVVPFRATAFREGHDLIGVTLLLISPNETETSHPMRLVAPGTDRYEALVQVTAQGCWRYRVRAYSDDFATWVHTARIKIPADLDVELTFALGAELARRAAAEPARSAADKRRFTAAARTFLDTAVPAAERLALVDDPALQAALAVHPLTSLASESESRRVVVERTRAGVGSWYEFFPRSEGARKAPDGSWTSGTFRTAAPRLADVAAMGFDVVYLPPIHPIGHAFRKGPNNTLTAGPFDPGSPWAIGSSAGGHDAVHPDLGTLDDFRFFVAQAAASGIDIALDFALQASPDHPWVYEHPEWFTTLPDGSIAYAENPPKKYQDIYPINFDNDPVGIRAEALRVLRHWIGTGVSIFRVDNPHTKPLDFWEWLIATVNAEFPDVVFLAEAFTRPALLQALAQVGFQQSYTYFTWRNTKAELEEFFDSLAHETADYLRPNLFVNTPDILTEYLQFGGPAAFKIRAALAATAAPSWGVYAGFELFESVARAGAEENIDSEKYEYRPRSFARAEAAGTSLAPFLTLLNRIRAEHPALRQLRNLHIHDSDDSGILVYSKFLDARFTGTGQHDAVIVVANVDPHSVRQSVVHLDVSRFGIAPGEAYDVHDLITGSIWTWSGDNYVRLDAFTEPVHILHVLPSRHGVRP from the coding sequence GTGACCCCGAGAGCAGAGAAGCAGTCAGCAGGCCCCGGCATCGGACGCATTCCGATCCTCGATTTGTCCCCGCAGCTGAACGACAATCGCTGGCCGGCGAAGGCGTTTGTCGGCGAGGTGGTGCCGTTTCGAGCCACGGCGTTTCGCGAAGGGCACGATCTGATCGGCGTCACCCTGCTGCTCATCTCCCCCAACGAAACCGAGACCTCCCATCCGATGCGGCTCGTCGCACCGGGCACCGACCGCTACGAGGCACTCGTTCAGGTCACCGCGCAGGGCTGCTGGCGGTATCGGGTACGCGCCTATTCCGACGATTTCGCGACCTGGGTCCACACGGCGCGAATCAAGATTCCGGCCGACCTCGACGTCGAGCTGACGTTCGCACTCGGGGCCGAGCTGGCCCGGCGCGCGGCCGCCGAGCCGGCCCGTTCAGCCGCCGACAAGCGCCGATTCACCGCGGCCGCCCGCACCTTCCTCGACACCGCCGTTCCGGCCGCCGAGCGCCTGGCTCTGGTCGACGACCCAGCGCTGCAGGCGGCACTCGCCGTGCATCCCCTTACCTCACTCGCGAGCGAATCCGAATCCCGCCGGGTCGTTGTGGAGCGCACCCGGGCCGGGGTCGGCTCCTGGTACGAGTTCTTCCCCCGCTCGGAGGGTGCGCGCAAGGCTCCCGACGGATCCTGGACCAGTGGTACGTTCCGCACCGCCGCGCCGCGCTTGGCCGACGTGGCGGCAATGGGCTTCGACGTGGTCTATCTGCCGCCCATCCATCCGATCGGCCATGCCTTCCGGAAAGGACCCAACAACACGTTGACGGCCGGCCCGTTCGATCCAGGTTCGCCCTGGGCCATCGGCTCGTCTGCGGGCGGGCACGATGCGGTACACCCCGATCTGGGCACCCTCGACGACTTCAGATTCTTCGTCGCCCAGGCCGCGGCATCCGGAATCGACATTGCCCTCGACTTCGCGCTGCAAGCCTCACCGGATCACCCGTGGGTGTACGAGCACCCCGAGTGGTTCACGACGCTGCCCGACGGCAGCATCGCATACGCCGAGAATCCGCCCAAGAAGTACCAAGACATCTATCCGATCAATTTCGACAACGATCCCGTCGGCATCCGTGCCGAAGCGCTGCGTGTGCTGCGGCACTGGATTGGCACGGGGGTGAGCATCTTCCGGGTCGACAACCCGCACACGAAGCCCCTCGACTTCTGGGAATGGCTCATTGCGACGGTGAATGCCGAGTTCCCAGATGTCGTCTTCCTCGCCGAGGCCTTCACCCGTCCGGCCCTGTTGCAGGCCCTCGCCCAGGTGGGCTTCCAGCAGTCGTACACCTATTTCACCTGGCGCAACACAAAGGCGGAGCTCGAGGAGTTCTTCGACTCTCTCGCCCACGAGACGGCCGACTACCTGCGCCCCAACCTGTTTGTGAACACGCCGGACATTCTCACGGAGTACCTGCAGTTCGGCGGTCCCGCTGCGTTCAAAATCCGCGCGGCACTCGCCGCGACGGCGGCCCCCAGCTGGGGCGTCTACGCCGGCTTTGAGCTGTTCGAGAGCGTTGCCCGGGCGGGGGCCGAAGAGAACATCGATAGCGAAAAGTACGAGTATCGACCACGCAGTTTCGCGCGGGCCGAGGCGGCAGGCACTTCCCTGGCCCCGTTCCTCACCCTGCTGAACCGTATCCGTGCCGAGCATCCGGCACTGCGACAACTCCGCAATCTGCACATTCACGACAGCGACGACAGTGGCATCCTCGTCTACAGCAAGTTCCTGGATGCCCGGTTCACGGGCACCGGGCAGCACGACGCCGTCATCGTTGTGGCGAACGTCGACCCTCATTCGGTGCGACAGAGCGTGGTGCACCTCGACGTGAGCCGATTCGGCATCGCGCCGGGTGAGGCGTACGACGTGCACGACCTCATCACCGGGTCGATCTGGACCTGGTCGGGCGACAATTATGTGCGCCTCGATGCCTTCACCGAACCCGTGCACATCCTGCACGTTCTCCCCTCACGACACGGAGTGCGCCCATGA
- the glgB gene encoding 1,4-alpha-glucan branching protein GlgB, whose translation MTPARHAEGVPVPEIPAEVLARIADGASADPHAVLGAHPFGATEVTDPLTVIRALRPLATEVTAVLATGARVELAHLGFGIWQGVSIVGPQDYVIDTRYADAPPWITDDPYRYQPTLGELDLHLISEGRHERLWEVLGAHYRDHGGVRGTTTGTAFAVWAPHAQAVRVIGDFNAWNGIAHGLRNLAGTGVWEIFVPALEPGSAYKFEILGAAGEWVTKADPMARYTELPPKTASVIGQTNYEWADAAWLHRRAATDPHDAPLSIYEMHVGSWRPGLGYRELADELIEYLHELAFTHVEFMPLAEHPYGPSWGYQVTGYYAPTSRFGHPDDLRYLIDRLHQADIGVIMDWVPGHFPKDDFALARFDGQALYEHPDPRRGEQLDWGTYVFDFGRPQVRNFLVANALYWLEEFHIDGLRVDAVASMLYLDYSREDGQWAPNVHGGRENLEAIALLQEVTATAYKRNPGTLIIAEESTSWPGVTAPTFAGGLGFGLKWNMGWMHDSLRYMQVDPVYRAYHHNDITFSFAYAFSENFLLPISHDEVVHGKGSLVSKMPGDSWQQLANVRAYLSFMWAHPGKQLLFMGQEFGQRSEWSEQRGLDWWMLDQPDHRGLFALVGALNRTYRATPSLWALDNDSAGFEWLDGGAAAENVVSFLRWDSDGNPIACLFNFSGAPHVDYRIGLPAAGIWDELLNTDAHEFGGSGVGNLGQAHAVAEPWAGRPASVSLTLPPLAGLWLKLRH comes from the coding sequence ATGACACCCGCCCGGCACGCCGAAGGCGTCCCCGTTCCTGAGATCCCCGCTGAGGTTCTCGCCCGCATCGCCGACGGCGCCTCGGCCGACCCCCACGCCGTGCTCGGTGCCCACCCGTTCGGCGCGACGGAGGTTACCGACCCGCTCACCGTCATCCGTGCCCTCCGCCCCCTCGCCACCGAGGTCACCGCGGTTCTGGCGACCGGCGCCCGCGTCGAGCTGGCCCACCTCGGCTTCGGCATCTGGCAGGGTGTGTCGATCGTGGGGCCCCAGGACTACGTGATTGACACCCGATATGCGGATGCCCCACCGTGGATCACCGACGACCCCTACCGCTACCAGCCCACGCTCGGCGAACTCGACCTGCACCTGATCAGCGAAGGCCGACACGAACGCCTGTGGGAGGTGCTGGGCGCGCACTATCGTGACCACGGCGGCGTGCGTGGCACGACCACCGGCACGGCGTTCGCGGTGTGGGCGCCACACGCCCAGGCGGTGCGGGTGATCGGCGATTTCAATGCCTGGAACGGCATTGCTCATGGCCTGCGCAACCTGGCCGGCACGGGCGTCTGGGAGATCTTCGTGCCGGCACTGGAGCCGGGTTCTGCGTACAAGTTTGAGATACTCGGCGCGGCCGGCGAATGGGTCACCAAAGCGGACCCGATGGCTCGGTACACGGAGCTGCCGCCGAAGACCGCTTCGGTGATCGGACAGACCAACTATGAGTGGGCGGATGCCGCCTGGCTGCACCGCCGTGCGGCCACCGACCCGCACGACGCACCACTCAGCATCTACGAGATGCACGTGGGATCGTGGCGACCCGGGCTGGGCTACCGAGAGCTCGCCGATGAACTGATCGAATATCTGCACGAGCTCGCATTCACGCACGTCGAGTTCATGCCGCTCGCGGAGCATCCGTATGGGCCCTCGTGGGGTTACCAGGTGACCGGCTATTACGCCCCGACGAGCAGATTCGGCCATCCCGACGACCTGCGCTACCTGATTGACAGGCTGCATCAAGCCGACATCGGCGTGATTATGGACTGGGTACCGGGCCATTTCCCGAAAGACGACTTCGCACTGGCCCGTTTTGACGGCCAGGCCCTCTATGAGCATCCTGACCCCCGACGCGGAGAACAGCTGGATTGGGGCACCTACGTCTTCGACTTCGGGCGACCGCAGGTGCGCAATTTCTTGGTCGCCAACGCCCTCTACTGGCTCGAGGAGTTTCACATCGACGGGTTGCGTGTCGATGCCGTCGCATCGATGCTCTACCTCGACTATTCGCGCGAAGACGGCCAGTGGGCGCCGAACGTTCACGGTGGGCGCGAGAATCTCGAGGCGATCGCGCTCCTCCAAGAAGTCACGGCCACCGCCTATAAGCGCAACCCGGGTACTCTCATCATCGCCGAAGAATCCACCAGCTGGCCCGGCGTGACTGCGCCGACTTTCGCCGGCGGATTGGGCTTCGGGCTCAAGTGGAACATGGGCTGGATGCACGACTCGCTGCGCTACATGCAGGTCGATCCGGTGTATCGCGCGTATCACCACAACGACATCACCTTCTCGTTCGCGTATGCGTTCAGTGAGAATTTTCTGTTGCCGATCAGCCATGACGAGGTCGTCCACGGCAAGGGTTCCCTGGTGTCAAAGATGCCCGGCGACTCGTGGCAGCAGCTCGCTAATGTGCGCGCGTACCTGTCGTTCATGTGGGCGCATCCGGGTAAACAATTGCTGTTCATGGGCCAGGAGTTCGGCCAGCGCTCCGAGTGGAGTGAGCAACGCGGCCTCGACTGGTGGATGCTCGACCAGCCCGACCACCGAGGTCTCTTCGCACTTGTCGGCGCGTTGAACCGAACCTATCGGGCGACACCGAGCCTGTGGGCGCTCGACAATGATTCGGCCGGATTCGAGTGGTTGGACGGTGGGGCGGCAGCCGAGAACGTCGTCTCGTTCCTGCGTTGGGACTCAGACGGCAACCCCATCGCCTGCCTGTTCAACTTCTCAGGCGCTCCGCACGTCGACTATCGAATCGGGCTGCCCGCCGCCGGCATCTGGGATGAATTACTGAACACGGATGCCCATGAGTTCGGCGGTTCCGGCGTCGGCAACCTCGGACAGGCGCATGCTGTGGCCGAGCCTTGGGCGGGCCGACCGGCCTCTGTCTCGCTCACGCTGCCGCCGCTGGCCGGCCTCTGGTTGAAGCTGAGGCACTGA
- a CDS encoding tetratricopeptide repeat protein, with protein sequence MTSVPPSGVNLRGAVDLSSLVNRPAPGAASAPRVAGDPGATGAGAAGAVVPVPSLVLEGTDANFGELLELSMSVPVIVGLWAAWSEPSTTLTPVLAKLATEFGGRFVLTTVDVDANPQLAQAFAAQSVPTVAAVLSGQPVQLFSGAIPEAEIRDVVARLLDLAAQNGVTGVAESTDSATDSAAAEPVEPELPPLHQAAYDAIERADYPAAIAAYKSALASDPRDTMAVAGLAQVSLLHRLQGQTIEQIRSRAAAAPDDVDAQLLVADLDLSGGHIADAFDRLLRLFPTLDAAGKNLVRARLLELFEVVGVEDPRVAPARARLAGLLY encoded by the coding sequence ATGACCTCTGTTCCTCCCTCCGGCGTCAATCTCCGTGGCGCTGTCGATCTCTCGTCACTCGTGAACCGACCGGCACCCGGAGCCGCCTCGGCACCCCGCGTGGCGGGCGATCCTGGGGCAACCGGTGCCGGTGCAGCCGGCGCCGTCGTGCCGGTTCCGAGCCTCGTACTCGAGGGCACCGACGCCAACTTCGGTGAGCTGCTTGAGCTTTCGATGAGCGTTCCGGTGATCGTCGGACTGTGGGCCGCGTGGTCAGAGCCGAGCACGACGCTCACCCCCGTACTGGCGAAACTCGCCACCGAGTTCGGCGGGCGTTTCGTGCTCACCACAGTCGATGTCGATGCCAACCCTCAGCTGGCACAGGCGTTTGCCGCGCAATCGGTGCCGACTGTTGCCGCTGTGCTCAGCGGTCAGCCGGTTCAGCTCTTCTCCGGTGCCATCCCTGAAGCCGAGATTCGCGATGTCGTCGCTCGACTGCTCGACCTCGCCGCGCAAAACGGGGTCACTGGTGTCGCGGAATCGACAGATTCAGCAACCGATTCCGCGGCGGCCGAGCCCGTCGAACCGGAATTGCCGCCGCTGCATCAGGCTGCCTATGACGCCATCGAGCGGGCGGACTACCCGGCAGCTATTGCCGCATACAAGTCAGCCCTGGCCAGCGATCCTCGCGACACCATGGCCGTCGCCGGCCTGGCGCAGGTGAGCCTGCTGCACCGGCTGCAGGGTCAGACCATCGAACAGATTCGGAGCCGGGCCGCCGCGGCCCCCGACGATGTCGATGCACAGCTGTTGGTGGCCGACCTCGACCTGTCGGGCGGACATATCGCGGACGCGTTCGACCGGCTGCTGAGGTTGTTTCCGACGCTCGATGCGGCGGGTAAGAACCTGGTGCGGGCGCGACTTCTCGAACTCTTCGAGGTCGTCGGGGTGGAAGACCCTCGGGTGGCCCCGGCTCGTGCACGCTTGGCTGGACTGCTCTACTAA